The genomic region TAGAGTCAATAAAATTTGAAAAGGTTGATTATAATAGATATCCTGCTTTAAAATTAGCTTTTGATATTTTAGGAGATCAAAAACTTCAAATTGTTTATAATGCAGCTGATGAAGTTGCTGTTCAATTATTTTTAGAAGGGAAAATCAAATATACAGAAATTTATAAATTAATATATCAAGCGATTAATAAATTTATAAATAAAAATATAAAAATTAATAATTTTAGTGATATAATATTAGTAGATAACAATACAAAAAATTTTGTGAAAGGAATGGTATTATGAAAAAAATTAAATTTCATCAAACTATGGGGTTCAAAACCATATTCATGGTATCTTTAGTAGTCGCATTAGCGTTTTTGATGAATGGATTTATTTCATATTATAATATGAAAAAATTAACGGATGATTTTGTTAAAGAAGGCCTAATGAAACAAAGTGTAGAAAATATTTCTGCTACCATTGAAACATTTAATGAGGGATTAAAAACATTAGAAAATACCTTGAGAAACGATGAAATAAATAGAATGAAAACGATAAATGATGCAACAAAAAGCTTGGTAAATGATATACTTGAAGATATGAAAAGTGGAAAAATTAATGAAGAAGAAGCAAAAAATAAAATAAAAGAAGAATTAAGAAAGATAAGATTTGACAATGGTCAGGGTTATTATTTTATATATGATGAAAATGGTGTAAATGTTATGCATGCGGTTAAACCATCGTTAGAAGGGAAAAATTTATATAATTTACAGGACAAAACAGGAATTTATTTAATTCAAGAGTTGATAAATGAGGCTAAAAAAGCTTATGAGAATAATGACAGTGGAGTAGTTGTATATTATTGGCCCAAACCAGGAGAACCTGAAGATAAATTGTTTCCAAAATTAGGAGTATCGTTTTGGATTCCAGAATTTAAATGGATGGTCGGAACAGGAGTATATATTGATGAAATCGATAAAAAGATTCAAGCAAAAAAAGAGGAATTTTTAAATAAATTATATAATGAATTATATTCAAGATCATATGTTGGAAGTAATACATACCCAATTGTTTATAATAAAGATGGATCATTCTTTATGTATAAAGATAAATCAAAAATAGGGACAAAATCTTCGGCAAAAGATCCAAAATCAGGAAAAATTATATCTCAATTAGCAATGGAAACGAAGAATGGATTTTACGAATATATGTATCCAAAAGTCAAAGGTTCAGATAAGTTATATAAAAAACTTGCTTATGTGAAAAATGTGGGTGATTTATATGTTGTTTTAGCAGTTTATGAAGACGAAATTTATCAACCATTAACGAAGTCAAATATGATAAATATAATAGTTTTACTTGCAACCATTATTATAATTATAATAGTTATATCTATTTCTATAAAAATATTGATTTCAAAACCTATTCATAAATTAATAGAAAATATTGGTAAGATTGAAAAAGGTATATTAAATGAAAAAGTTGAAGTTACATCTAAAACAGAAATAGGATTATTAGAACATTCTTTTGAAAATATGAGAAAATCATTAAAAGAATTAATTTCTTCTTTAATAAACGGAAATGAGATGATAGATAAAGGAAAAAATAAGGTTTTAGAAAGCGCAGATGAATTAAAAGAAATAGTAGAAAATGTTGAAAAATCACTTGAAGTAGCTTCTGAAGAGTCTGATAATGCAGCATCTTCTATAGAAGAAACAACATCTGGTATTGAAGAAGTAGCATCAGCAGCACAAATGGTAAGTTCTGCAGCACAGGATTTAAGTCAAAAAAGTAATGAGGTCGAAAACTCTATTAAGATTGGTGAAAATAGCATTGAAGAGATTCATAATATAGCAAATGAAGCAAAAATTGCTGCAGGGGATAATGCAGAAAAAGTAAAAGAATTACAGGAAAAATCCGCTAATATTGGTGAAATAGTGGATACTATAGTAAGTATAGCAGAGCAAACTAATTTATTAGCTTTGAATGCAGCAATAGAAGCAGCAAGAGCAGGCGAGGCTGGAAAAGGATTTGCTGTTGTAGCAGATGAAATTAGAAAATTAGCTGAGGAAACAAGAAAGGCAACAGAAAATATTTCAGAATTATTAAAAGGAATAAAAGATGAAGCGGATGCAGTAGGTGAAAAATCCACATCATTATCAAAAATAATTGAAAAAGTTTCTATTAAAAGCGAAGAAGTATCTGAAGAATTTAGAAATATTAAAGACGCAATTGAAAATATAGTATCCATGGTTGATGGGTTGGCATCAAGTTCTGAAGAACAAAGTGCATCTACTGAAGAAATGGCGGCAGCAATGGATCAAGCTTCTAAAAATGTAATTAATGTAAATGAGTATATTAGAAGTTCAAAAGATAATTTTGCAAATATTGAAAATAGAAGTAAAGAATTACAGAATGTTTCTAAAGAATTGGAAGATGCAGTTCAAAATATGAAAATCTTAATTGAAAAGTTTAGAATATAAAGGACTGGCGCAAGCCAGTTCTTTTTTATTATAATCAAATTTCTTAAGAATTATGTTCAATCTAAAAGTATATTTAACAAATTATTAAAATAATGTCTTGAAAAGTCCATATGAGGGTGTTAAAATAAATTGAAACTTATTAAAGTAGGAGGATTTATATATGAAAGAAAAACATTGTTCATTTTGCGGAAGACCAGCAAGTAAAGTAGAAACTTTAATAGCTGGACCAGGTGTGTATATTTGTAATGAATGTATAGAATTATTTTCTGATTTAATAGAAGAGGAATATGCTAAAGAAGAACCAAAAAACGCTAAATTAAATGAAAATAAAAAGTTACCAACTCCAGCTGAAATTAAAGCAGAATTAGATAAATATGTTATAGGTCAAGAACATGCTAAAAAAACTATTTCAGTAGCAGTATATAATCATTATAAAAGAGTATTTTATGGAAACACTCATGATGATGTTGAAATAGAGAAATCAAATGTGTTATTAATTGGTCCAACTGGAACAGGTAAAACATTAATGGCACGAGTTTTAGCAAAAATTTTAGGAGTGCCTTTTGCTATTGCTGATGCTACACCTTTAACGGAAGCGGGATACGTTGGCGAAGATGTGGAAAACATTATTTTAAGATTATTACAATCCGCCAATTTTGATCCTAAAAAAGCACAAATGGGTATTATATATATAGACGAAATTGATAAGATTACAAGAAAATCTCCAAATCCATCTATAACAAGAGATGTTTCTGGTGAAGGTGTTCAACAAGCATTATTGAAAATTGTTGAGGGAACAATTGCTAATGTGCCACCTCAAGGTGGAAGAAAACACCCTTATCAAGAATTTATAAAAGTTGATACTTCTAACATATTGTTTATTGCAGGTGGAGCGTTTGATGGTTTAGATGAAATAATTAAACAAAGAATTTTAACAACAACCATGGGTTTTGGTTCTGAAGTGAAAAGTAAAAATGATATGAAATTAGGAGAACTTTTAAAACATGTAACACAAGATGATTTAGTACATTATGGTTTAATTCCGGAATTTGTTGGAAGATTCCCTGTTGTAACAACATTAAATGATTTAAGTGCAGAAGATTTAGTAAAAATTATAAAAGAACCTAAGAATGCAATTTTAAAACAATATCAAAAAATGTTGGAATTAGATGGAATTGAATTAGAATTTACAGATGAAGCATTATTAGAATTAGCTAAAGAAGCATTAGAAAGAGGAACAGGTGCAAGAGCATTAAAGAGTGTGTTTGAAGATGTTATGTTAGATATAATGTTTGAAGCCCCAAGTAAAAAAGGTATAGTTGAAAAAGTAATAATAGATGAAGATGTTGTGAAAGGGGAAAAAGAACCAATTATGATTGAGCGGGAGAGTGCATAATGGAACCTATAATATTTTCAATTGAAACTTCCTGTGATGAAACAGCAGTTGCAATATTGAGGGGGAAAAATGAGGTTCTTTCTCATTTAGTAGTTTCTCAAATTGACATTCATAAGGTTTTTGGCGGAGTTGTGCCAGAAATTGCAGCAAGAAAACATCTTAATTACTTAAATAATTTGACAGAAAAAGCTTTTGAAGAAGCGGAAATAGAACCAGAAGAAATTTCTGCTATTGCAGTTACATATGGCCCCGGATTAGTCGGGGCTTTGCTTATTGGATTAAACTTTGCAAAAGGATTAGCTCTGAATTTAAATAAACCTTTAATAGGAGTTAATCATTTATATGGTCATATTTATGCGAATTTTTTAGCTTTTCCAGAATTAAAACCGCCATTTTTAGTATTATTAGTATCTGGTGGTCATACAATGATTTTACATGCAAAAGATTATTTGCATTTTGAAATAATTGGTCAAACTATGGATGATGCTGCAGGGGAAGCTTTTGACAAAGTAGCCAGAATGCTTAATCTTGGATATCCTGGAGGACCTAAGATTGATGAATTGTCTCAAAAAGGAGAACCAATATATGAGTTTCCTAAGCCGTTATATCATAAAGGATATGATTTTAGTTTTAGTGGATTAAAAACAGCGTTATTATATTTCACAAAAGAAAATGAGAATTATAAAATTGAAGATGTTGCAGCTTCATTTCAAAAAGCATTAATAGATACGTTAATACATAAAACAATAAAAGCTTCAAAAGATTTAAAAATCAATGATATTATTATAGCGGGTGGTGTTGCTGCAAATTCATATTTAAGAGAGAAAATTAATGAAGAAAAATCAAGAAATAAGAAATTAAATATATATTTCCCACCATTGAATTTATGTACAGATAATGCTTTAATGATTGCAAGAGCTGGATATGAAAAATATATAAGAAATCAGTTTGCTGATTTAAATTTAGATGCAGTTCCAAACTTGGGGTTGAAAGATATATGTTAAAAGGTAAGATAGGTTTAGCACCTATGGCTGATTATACAGATTATGCTTATAGAGAGTTATGTAGAGAATATGGTGCAGAATTTACATTTACAGAGATGATTAGTGTGGAAGCTTTGATAAGAGATAAAAAAGAGAGTTTTCAGATGCTTCCTAAAGAAAATGAAAAGAATATAGGAATACAATTATTTGGAGCGAATATTGAAAGTTTCGTAAAAGCAGGTTTAATGGTTCAAAATTATGGTGATTGGATAGATATTAATGCAGGTTGTCCTGTTAAAAAAGTAGTGAAAAAAGGTGCAGGTTCAGCTCTTTTAAAAGATTTAAATAAACTTGGAGAAATAATAAAAGCATTAAAAAATACAGTTGATATTCCTGTTGGAGTCAAAGTGAGATTGGGATTTGATGAGGATATAGGAGAAAAAATTATAAATACTGTTCAGGAAAATAATGCTGATTATGTAATTGTTCATGCAAGAACTCAAAAGCAATTATATTCAGGTCAATCTAATTGGGAAAGGTTTAAAGATTTAAGCGAAATATGTAATATACCGCTTGGTGCAAGTGGCGATATATACTCTTATAATGATGCTAAAGTATTAATTGAGGAATATGGTGTGGATTTTGTAGTAGTTGCAAGGGGAAGTATTGGAAATCCCTGGATTTTTTCTAATAGAAAACCAGACATTGAAGAATTAAAAGAGACTATGATAAAACATGCTAAAATGATGATAGATGATTATGGTGAAGAAAAAGCAATACGAAGATTTAAGAAAATTTTTATTGGTTATACAAAAGGATTAAAAAATGCTCGAGAATTAAGAAAAAAAGTGGCATATATAAACTCATATGGTGATTTATTAAATGTAGTAAGTGAACTAAAATAATATGTAAAGGTGTGATGAATATACTACGATTTGGAATAGTGCAGTATCCGAAAAAATTAAGCATGTCAGAGAAAGTGTTTAACAAATATTTTCAAGAAATAAATATTGATGCTGTTTATGAAGGGATTAATATAAATCCAAGTGATTTTGATTTTAAAATAAAAGATGTTTTGAATAATTATTATGGTTTGAATATAACCGTTCCTTATAAAGAGAGAATTTTCAAATATCTGAATGCAGCTACTGATAGTGCTATTTTTTTATCCGCAATAAATACAATACATAAAGGTATTGGTTATAATACTGATTGGATAGGTTTTTATAATTCTATAATAAATGAAGACTTAAACGGAGATATATTGGTATTGGGTGCAGGTGGAGCAGCAAAGGCTATATTATATGGATTGTATAAAATAGGAATAGATAGAGTAAAACTTATAAATAGAACATATGAAAGAGCAATTGAATTAAAAAAATTGTTTAATAAAAAAATTAAAATTGAGATTGAAAAATATGAAAAAATAAACACAATAATTAATGATGTGGATATATTTATAAATACAACTTCGTTAGGAATGTTCAATGAAAGATTACCAGTTAAACTAAATGAAAAATTAAGTTTAGTATATGATGTGGTTTATTTTCATACACCATTGCAGAAAAAAGCAGAAAGTCTTGGAATAAAGACAATTAATGGAAAAATGATGTGGTATTATCAAGCAGTTGAGAATTTAAAAATTTGGAATTTATTTAATGAAGAAAAATTTTTGAAAATTAAATTATAAGATAAAAATGAGGCGAAAGCCTCATTTTATTTTTATATGGTATAATTGAATTGGAGGTGGAAACGATGAAAAAATTACCAATAGGAATACAGGATTATAAAAAAATAATAGAAGGAAATTATATATATGTAGATAAAACAAAATATATATATGACTTAATAAGTTCAGAAGTACCAATATTTCTATCTCGTCCAAGAAGATTTGGAAAGAGCTTAACGATATCGACATTATATTACATATTCAAAGGTGAAAAAGAATTATTTAAAGATACATATCTATATAACAAATGGGAATTCAAAGAATATCCAATAATAAGGATAAGCTTATTAGATACAGCAAGTAACACAGAAGAAGAATTAAAAGAAGGATTATTGAAGATAATAAAAAAAGAAGCAATGAAAAATGAAATAGAAATAGAGAGTAATCATTATAAATATGCATTTGATGAATTAATATATAAATTATCCAAAAAAGGTAAAGTAGTAATATTAGTAGATGAATATGAAAAACCGATATTAGATAATATAAATAACAAAGAAAAAGCAGAAAAATATAGAGAAATACTAAGAGATTTTTATGTAACTGTAAAATCTAATGATGAATATTTAAAGTTTATATTCATAACAGGAATAACAGAATACACACTAAAAAGTGTGTATTCGGGTTTAAATAATTTAATGAAGATTTCTTTTGATAAAAATTATTCAAATTTTTTGGGTTTTACCCAAAAAGAATTAGAATATTATTTCAATGACCATATAGAAGAAACAGCAAAAGAAATGGGGATAAGTAAAGAAGAATTATTAAAAGAAATAAAAACATATTATAATGGATTCTCATTTGATGGAGAACATTTTGTATATAATCCATTTTCAGTATTAAGATTCTTTGATGAAAGGAAATTTCAAAATTATTGGTTTGAAAGTGGATCACCATCATTCATATACGAATACGTAAAAGGAAGAAAAATAGAATACGAAGATTTAGTAAAATACACAGTAGATTCATTAGACTTTACAACAAGAGAAATAGAAGAAGCAAATGCAAATATATTCTTTGCACAAGCAGGATACTTAACCTTTAAAGGAATAAAAAAATATGGAATAACAGAAAAGTATATCTTAGACTATCCAAATCTTGAAGTAAAAAATAGTTTTTCAAAACTAATATTAGAAGCAAATTATAGCCTAAACGAAGAATCATATGAAAAAATATATGAAATATATGAATTAGTAGAAGAAAATAAGATAGAGGAATTAATAGAAGAAATAAAAAGGATAATAAGTGCAATACCGTATAACTTACATCAAAAAAGAGAAAGTTATTATCACTCATTAATATATACAATATTAGCCTCAGCAGGATTAAACGTAACAGCAGAAGAATTAACAAATCTTGGAAGAATAGATTTATTATTAGAGCATAATGACAAAATATACTTATTTGAAATAAAACTAGATAAAAGCGCTAAAGAAGCAATAAATCAAATAAAAGAAAAGAAATATCATGAAAAATACAAAATTAAAAATAATGAAATATACATAATAGCGGCTTGCCCCCTGGATATTGGAGAATAAATAAGGAAAACTCATTTTTTCACACAAACAATAAAATCATTAAATTTAATAGATTTAATTTCGTCTAAGTTAGAATCAATATCTTGATTAGAAAAAAGATTAAAAACAAAATCAGGAGTAAAATAATTTAAAGAACCGTGAGGCCTTAAATTATTGTAAAAATAAATGTATGAAATATAGTAATTATAAACATCATCAATATGTTCAAATTCAATAGATTCAACAAATTCACGTTGAACACTAGAATGAAAAGATTCAATATAAGCTTGAGAATTAGGATTATTTTTGTAACCAAATTCATGAATAATATTTAATTCATCCATAAAAGCAGCAGTAATTTTAGCTTTAAATTGTGGTCCATTATCTGTCCTAATAATGAGATTATCAGGAGTAGCACCTCTAAAATTAATAGCTTTTCTTAAAGTTGAAATAAAATCTTTAGCTTTAATAGAATTACCAATATAAACACCAACAACAGCCCTATCAAAACTATCGATTATAGTAAGTATTGCGATATAACCATCATATTTAGTGGGGATAAATTTAATATCTGATTCCCAGTATTGATTAGGTCTGGTAATATCGTGATTTTTAGGTCTTCTTTTAGGATGTTTTGGATGATGACGATAATTTCTAATAAGATTTAATTCTTTTCTTAATCTATGAATCTTTTTGTGATTAATAATAATATTATACTTGTGTCTAAAAATAGCAGCTAACTTCTTAGAACCAAGAGTTTTGTAAAAGAACTCAGGATTCAAAGGGTCATCAATAGATAACAAATCAACAAGCAATTGTTTAATATAATCATCAGAAACTTTTTTACCGTCAGCAGTATAGGAATGACCTTTAAAATAAGACTTTCTGGTTCTTTTAACAACAAAAAACAACCTGGTATTATAATAAAAAGAACTGGAACTAATGTTATAACGATTGAGTAAAAAAGAAGTAGAAACACCAAAATCTCTATATTTAAAAACAATCAAAAGATTACCAATAAAAGTCACTTTTTCCAGTTGTGTTTTTTTTTCAAAAAGTTAATCTCATCTTCTTGCATTTTAATAAGCAACTCTTTTTCAATAAGAAGACGTTCATAATATTCAATTTTTTTCTTTAAAGAATTAGTATCATTGGAATTATTATCAGGTTTAACAATACCAGCAGACTCATAAATAAAAGGAGGAACCTTAGAAATATCAGAAATAATGGACTTAGGCCTTCCTTTCTTAGAATTGAAGATATTGTCATCATAACCAGAATCTTCATATTTTTTAACCCATTTATGTAAAGTATGAGGGGAAGGAATACCATTCTTACTAGCAATATCGGATAAAGACTTATCAGAATTAAGATATTCTTTAACAACTTGAAGTTTGAAATCAGGAGAATACTTATTTCTATTTTTCATACCAAACACCCCTTTCATTCCTTTAGTTTAATGATATCATTTTCTTATTTTTTCTCCAAATATTCCATGGGGTGATTACGAATAGGAATAAATATAAATTCAGAAAAGAGAAATATTGAAGATTATATTATAGAAAAAATATAATAATTAATATAGGCTATAAATAAAGCAATTATTTTAGTTTATAATATATAAAATTTCGCGAAGCGAAAGTTTAGGAGTGGTTTTATGAACTTTATTATATCAGGAGATTCTCATGGACCTATGATGATAGGTACAATAACTAATATTCCAGCAGGGCTAAAAATAGATATTGATAGTATTAATGAAGATTTAAAGAGGCGTCAGAAAGGTTATGGGCGTGGTAAAAGAATGAAAATAGAAAATGATAAAGTTGAAATCGTTTCAGGTATCTGGAAAGGTTATACAACTGGAGCACCGTTAACTTTGATCATTCAAAATAAAGGAAGTAATACAGAAAAAGAAGTTAGAAGTGTTCCAAGACCAGGACATGGTGATTACAATGCATATATGAAGTACAAAATTCCAGATTTGAACATCTATACTGAGAGAAATAGTGCAAGATGGACTGCGGTATTAACGGCATTGGGGTCTATAGGAAAGCAATTTTTAAAAGAATTTAATATTGAAATAAATGGATACGTTAAAAATATAGGAAAAATGAATATTAAGGATGGAGAAATAACCGAAGAAGTAAAAAAATATATTGATGAGATGAAAAATAGAGGCGATACATTAGGTGGTACAGTAAAAGTAGTTGCAAAAAACGCAAAAGCTGGTATAGGTGGATATTCAACTGTTTTTGAAAGATTGGATTCAAAAATAGGAAAAGTATTTATGTCAATACCATCTGTAAAGGGTATTATTATAGGTAATGAAGATTTTTCTTTAACTGGTAGTGAATACCATGATGAATTTTATATAGAGGAAAATAAAATTAAAAGAAAAACCAACAATGCTGGCGGAATAGAAGCAGGATTTACAAATGGTGAAAACATAGAAATAACCGTATTTTTAAAACCAATTCCAACATTGGGAAATCCCCTTAATTCTGTGGATTTAAAAGAAAAAAAGGAAGTGAAATCCCCATATATAAGATCTGATGTCACTGTAATTCCATCAAGTATAATAATTTTTGAAAATGCTTTAGCTTTAATTTTAATGGGGAGTATAATAGAAAGATTTGGAAATGATAATATAGATGAATTAGTAAGGAGGTACAATAGTGCCAATTTATTTGATTGGAATGATGGGTTCTGGAAAGACAACAATAGGTAAAATTTTAAGTGATATTTTAAATAAAAAATATATTGATATCGATGAAAAGATAGAAAAAAATGAAAATATGAAAATAAAAGAAATATTTTCCCAAAAAGGGGAAGAATATTTTAGAGAAATGGAGAGTAGAATACTTGAAAAAACAGAGAATGAAGATGCGATTATTTCAACAGGTGGAGGAATAATATTAAAAGAGAAAAATAGAAAAATTTTAAAGAAGCATAAAACGTTATTCTTATATGTTCCAATGGAGGAATTAATAAAAAGAGTAGAGGTAAAGAATAGACCGCTATTGAAAGAGGGAAAAGAAAAATTATATGAAATATGGGATAAAAGAAAAGAATTATATGAGGAATTTGAAAAGATAAACTTATCAAATTTAAATCCATATGAATCTGCAGCGAAATTATTATATTCTATATTAGAATCCGCTCAAGAAAAAATAGATAATGACTTTCAAAATGTAGTTTTAAAGATTAAGGGATTAAATGATTTAAAAGACAAAAATAATGTATTTGTTAATAAAGATGTATATAGGATATATAATGATAAATTCAATAATGTATATATTTTAGAAAATGGTGAAAAAATAAAAAAGATAGATAATGTAAAAAAAATATATAAATATTTAATAAAAAACAATGTAGGTAGAAATGATACAATTTATGCAGTTGGTGGAGGTACAGTAACAGATTTAATTGGATATATTGGAGCTACGTTTAAAAGAGGAATTAAATTTCAATTTTATCCTACCACATTATTATCTCAAGTTGATGCTTCAATAGGTGGGAAAAATGCAATAAATTTTGAAGGAATAAAAAATGTTATAGGAACATTTAAAGTTCCGAATAATGTAATTATAGACCCTTTAACAGTGATTTCGCAAAAAGAAGAAAATTATTTAGAAGGTATAATCGAAGCTTTTAAAATTGCAATTATCAATGGGAATGTTTCGTTATTTTTGAACAACATAGAAAAAATAAAAAAAAGAAATTTAAATTTAATTACAGATATTATAAAATATGCTGTAAAAGTAAAACTCGATATTGTTACCAAAGATCCTTTTGATAACGATATAAGGAAATTGTTGAATTTGGGACACACATTAGGGCATGCTTTTGAAAGCTATACAGGTATTTCACATGGTCTTTCTGTAGGTTGGGGGATAAAGAAAGAAATAGAATTTTTTAGTAAAGAGATTAAGTTAAAGGATAAAAATATTATTTTCGAATTTTTAGAACAAATTATGCCAGATGATGTTTTAAACAAAAAAATCAATATAAATAATTTATTAGAATATATTTTTCAAGATAAAAAAATAATCAATAAAAATAAAATTGATATTCCAATAATTAAAAACATAGGAAATGTTGAATTAAAAAGTATAGGTCTATTTTTGCAGTAACAATATTGGAAAGGTTGAGTTAAGAATAAAAATAATAAAAAAATTTATGGAGGAAGTATGATATGATATTAATAGTTAATGGTCCTAACCTTAATATGTTAGGGAAACGTCCTAAAGAAGTATATGGGAACTTTACTTATGAAGATTTAGTTAAAAAAATAAATAACTGGTCTGAAAAAAATGG from Marinitoga aeolica harbors:
- a CDS encoding shikimate kinase — its product is MPIYLIGMMGSGKTTIGKILSDILNKKYIDIDEKIEKNENMKIKEIFSQKGEEYFREMESRILEKTENEDAIISTGGGIILKEKNRKILKKHKTLFLYVPMEELIKRVEVKNRPLLKEGKEKLYEIWDKRKELYEEFEKINLSNLNPYESAAKLLYSILESAQEKIDNDFQNVVLKIKGLNDLKDKNNVFVNKDVYRIYNDKFNNVYILENGEKIKKIDNVKKIYKYLIKNNVGRNDTIYAVGGGTVTDLIGYIGATFKRGIKFQFYPTTLLSQVDASIGGKNAINFEGIKNVIGTFKVPNNVIIDPLTVISQKEENYLEGIIEAFKIAIINGNVSLFLNNIEKIKKRNLNLITDIIKYAVKVKLDIVTKDPFDNDIRKLLNLGHTLGHAFESYTGISHGLSVGWGIKKEIEFFSKEIKLKDKNIIFEFLEQIMPDDVLNKKININNLLEYIFQDKKIINKNKIDIPIIKNIGNVELKSIGLFLQ
- the aroC gene encoding chorismate synthase, with translation MNFIISGDSHGPMMIGTITNIPAGLKIDIDSINEDLKRRQKGYGRGKRMKIENDKVEIVSGIWKGYTTGAPLTLIIQNKGSNTEKEVRSVPRPGHGDYNAYMKYKIPDLNIYTERNSARWTAVLTALGSIGKQFLKEFNIEINGYVKNIGKMNIKDGEITEEVKKYIDEMKNRGDTLGGTVKVVAKNAKAGIGGYSTVFERLDSKIGKVFMSIPSVKGIIIGNEDFSLTGSEYHDEFYIEENKIKRKTNNAGGIEAGFTNGENIEITVFLKPIPTLGNPLNSVDLKEKKEVKSPYIRSDVTVIPSSIIIFENALALILMGSIIERFGNDNIDELVRRYNSANLFDWNDGFWKDNNR